Proteins from one Elgaria multicarinata webbii isolate HBS135686 ecotype San Diego chromosome 3, rElgMul1.1.pri, whole genome shotgun sequence genomic window:
- the TRNT1 gene encoding CCA tRNA nucleotidyltransferase 1, mitochondrial gives MWSQLFLQGCKAGLPLFPRSRAGIKILWRRLSTMKLESSEFQSLFTPGLKSVAELFDKANYELRIAGGAVRDLLNGMNPQDVDFATTATPTQMKEMFQAEGIRMINNRGEKHGTITARLHEQNFEITTLRIDLVTDGRHAEVEFTTDWEKDAERRDLTINSMFLGLDGTLYDYFNGYTDLKNNKIRFVGHANERIQEDYLRILRYFRFYGKIAEKPGDHESKTLEAIKENAKGLAGISGERIWVELRKILIGQHVNHLIRLMYELGVAGYIGLPINGNLQEFDTVCKNVQNLFPKAMTVLTSLLKVPDDITKLDLRLKISKDDKNLGLFLLKHRRDLVKATDTAEPIKPYQDFVIDSREADAISRICELLKYQGEEHLLKEMQQWSVPTFPISGHDIRKMGISSGKEIGIVLQQLRDQWKKSDYRMDKEELLSYVKKGEESGKEVNF, from the exons atgtggagTCAACTGTTCCTCCAAGGCTGTAAGGCAGGTCTTCCTCTCTTCCCCCGCAGCAGAGCAGGGATTAAAATCCTGTGGCGTCGTTTAAGTACGATGAAGCTAGAGTCTTCCGAATTCCAGTCCCTCTTCACACCAGGATTGAAGAGTGTTGCAG AATTATTTGACAAAGCCAATTATGAACTAAGAATAGCAGGAGGTGCTGTAAGGGACTTACTCAATGGAATGAACCCTCAAGATGTTGACTTTGCCACCACTGCGACTCCTACTCAGATGAAGGAAATGTTCCAGGCTGAAGGCATCCGTATGATCAACAACAGAGGAGAAAAACATGGAACCATCACTGCCAGG CTCCACGAGCAGAACTTTGAAATTACCACGCTTAGAATTGATCTGGTTACTGATGGAAGACATGCAGAAGTGGAATTCACAACTGACTGGGAAAAAGACGCtgagaggagggatctcacaatcAATTCTATGTTCTTAG GCTTGGATGGCACACTTTATGATTATTTCAATGGCTACAccgatttaaaaaacaacaaaatcagaTTTGTAGGACATGCAAACGAGAGAATACAGGAGGATTACTTACGAATTCTACGATActtcag gTTTTATGGGAAGATAGCAGAAAAGCCTGGTGACCATGAATCCAAAACTTTGGAAGCCATCAAAGAAAATGCCAAAGGCCTGGCTGGAATATCGGGCGAGAGGATTTGGGTGGAATTGAGGAAAATTCTCATTGGGCAGCATGTCAATCATCTCATTCGCCTAATGTACGAACTTGGTGTGGCTGGCTATATAG GATTGCCTATTAATGGGAACTTGCAAGAATTTGACACAGTCTGTAAAAATGTTCAGAATCTCTTTCCAAAAGCAATGACCGTTCTAACATCACTGTTAAAGGTTCCAGATGACATCACCAAACTGGATTTAAGGCTGAAAATTTCAAAAGACGACAAAAACCTTGGGCTCTTTCTGCTGAAGCATAGGAGAGACTTGGTCAAAGCTACTGATACTGCAGAACCAATTAAACCATATCAGGACTTCGTTATAGAT TCTAGGGAGGCTGATGCAATATCCAGGATCTGTGAGCTTCTGAAGTACCAAGGGGAAGAACATCTTCTGAAAGAAATGCAACAGTGGTCTGTCCCTACTTTTCCAATAAGCGGCCACGACATAAGGAAAATGGGAATTTCATCAGGGAAAGAAATTGGGATAGTCTTACAGCAGTTACGGGACCAGTGGAAAAAGAGTGATTACCGAATGGATAAGGAAGAACTCCTAAGCTATGTAAAGAAG GGTGAAGAATCTGGAAAAGAGGTTAATTTTTGa